Proteins encoded by one window of Halomonas sp. Bachu 37:
- a CDS encoding NapC/NirT family cytochrome c: protein MFKKAIRGIKGFWQTFSTPSKYLSLGFLTVGGFIGGVLFWGGFNTAMEATNTEQFCISCHEMRANVYEEIQPTIHFSNRSGVRAVCSDCHVPHNWTDKMARKMQASKEVWGKIFGTINTREKFLDHRLEMASREWRRFESNDSLECRNCHDEGAMDFTRQSPRAAAAHRRGLVEGDDTCITCHKGIAHELPDMAGVEGWD from the coding sequence ATGTTTAAGAAAGCGATCCGCGGCATCAAGGGGTTCTGGCAGACGTTCAGCACGCCGAGCAAGTACCTCAGCCTGGGCTTTTTGACGGTTGGCGGCTTTATCGGTGGCGTGCTCTTCTGGGGTGGGTTCAATACCGCCATGGAAGCGACCAATACCGAGCAGTTCTGCATCAGTTGCCATGAGATGCGGGCCAACGTTTACGAGGAGATCCAGCCGACCATCCACTTCTCGAACCGCTCGGGGGTGCGGGCCGTCTGTTCGGACTGCCACGTGCCTCATAACTGGACCGACAAGATGGCGCGCAAGATGCAAGCCTCGAAGGAAGTCTGGGGCAAGATCTTCGGCACCATCAATACGCGCGAGAAGTTTCTGGATCATCGCCTGGAGATGGCTTCCCGCGAGTGGCGGCGCTTCGAGTCCAACGATTCGCTGGAGTGCCGCAACTGTCACGACGAGGGTGCCATGGATTTCACGCGCCAGAGTCCCAGGGCCGCCGCGGCTCACCGGCGCGGGCTCGTCGAGGGCGACGATACCTGCATTACCTGCCACAAGGGCATCGCCCACGAGCTTCCCGACATGGCGGGTGTCGAAGGCTGGGACTGA
- the napA gene encoding nitrate reductase catalytic subunit NapA codes for MKLTRRNFIKSSAAGTAAAAAGISLPGQAQNIVTDASQTQLKWSKAPCRFCGVGCGVNVATRNNQVVATHADINAPVNRGVNCIKGYFLSKIMYGQDRLTQPLLRKTNGEYDKNGEFTPVSWDEAFDVMADKFKTAMREKGPEAVGMFGSGQWTVWEGYAANKLMKAGFRSNNIDPNARHCMASAVFGFMRTFGMDEPMGCYDDIEAADAFVLWGSNMAEMHPILWTRVTDRRLSAPHVKVAVLSTYEHRSFELADMPMIFTPQADLAILNYIARYIIENDRVDWDFVNEHVRFMEGNVDIGYGLRPEHRLELAAENAADVAGARNIDFEGYREFLQQYDAETVTRISGVPKRRLDELAELYADPNTRVMSFWTMGFNQHTRGVWANNMIYNIHLLTGKISTPGNSPFSLTGQPSACGTAREVGTFSHRLPADMVVTNDDHRAFAEKVWRVPAGTVQKQPGAHAVLQNRMLKDGEINAYWVQCNNNVQAAANLVEETYPGYRNPDNFIVVSDAYPTVTTELADLILPTAMWVEKEGAYGNAERRTQFWHQMVDAPGESRSDLWQLMEFSKRFQIEEVWPQELVDANPDLRGKSMFDVLYRNGNVDAFGLDEVDKEYPNQEAEHFGFYVQKGLFEEYAQFTRGKAHDLAPFDVYHEVTGLRWPVVDGQETRWRYNGEYDSYVEPGRKFQFYGHKDNRAVIYAVPYEPPAESPSEEFPLWLVTGRVLEHWHSGSMTRRVPELHRAFPQAVVYLHPQDAREMGVRRGSEVRIISPRGEMNSRVETRGRNRMPRGLVFVPWFDASQLINKVTLDATDPISKQTDFKKCACRIEPV; via the coding sequence ATGAAGCTGACGCGACGTAATTTCATCAAGAGCTCGGCGGCCGGTACGGCGGCTGCCGCCGCAGGCATCAGTCTGCCGGGCCAGGCGCAGAACATCGTTACCGACGCCAGCCAGACCCAGTTGAAGTGGTCCAAGGCGCCGTGCCGCTTCTGCGGGGTGGGCTGCGGGGTCAACGTGGCGACCCGCAACAACCAGGTGGTCGCCACCCACGCCGACATCAACGCGCCGGTCAACCGGGGCGTCAACTGCATCAAGGGCTACTTCCTGTCCAAGATCATGTACGGCCAGGACCGCCTGACCCAGCCGCTGCTGCGCAAGACCAACGGTGAGTACGACAAGAACGGCGAGTTCACGCCGGTGAGCTGGGACGAGGCTTTCGATGTCATGGCCGACAAGTTCAAGACGGCGATGCGCGAGAAAGGTCCCGAGGCGGTGGGCATGTTCGGCTCCGGCCAGTGGACGGTCTGGGAGGGCTATGCGGCCAACAAGCTGATGAAGGCCGGCTTTCGTTCCAACAACATCGATCCCAATGCCCGTCACTGCATGGCTTCGGCGGTGTTCGGCTTCATGCGTACCTTCGGTATGGACGAGCCGATGGGCTGCTATGACGATATCGAGGCCGCCGACGCTTTCGTGCTGTGGGGCTCCAACATGGCCGAGATGCACCCCATCCTGTGGACTCGGGTGACCGACCGGCGCCTCTCGGCACCGCACGTGAAGGTGGCGGTGCTCTCCACCTACGAGCATCGCTCCTTCGAGCTCGCCGATATGCCGATGATCTTCACGCCTCAGGCCGATCTGGCGATCCTCAACTATATCGCCCGTTACATCATCGAGAACGACCGGGTCGACTGGGACTTCGTCAACGAACACGTGCGCTTCATGGAGGGCAACGTCGATATCGGCTACGGCCTGCGCCCCGAGCATCGTCTGGAGCTGGCAGCGGAGAATGCCGCGGACGTGGCCGGCGCCCGCAACATCGACTTCGAAGGTTACCGTGAATTCCTGCAGCAGTACGATGCCGAGACCGTCACGCGGATTTCCGGTGTGCCCAAGCGCCGCCTCGATGAGCTTGCCGAGCTCTACGCCGACCCCAACACCCGGGTGATGTCGTTCTGGACCATGGGCTTCAACCAGCATACCCGCGGGGTCTGGGCGAACAACATGATCTACAACATCCATCTGCTCACCGGCAAGATATCCACGCCGGGCAACAGCCCCTTCTCGCTGACAGGGCAACCCTCGGCTTGCGGCACCGCGCGGGAAGTGGGCACGTTCTCGCATCGCCTGCCGGCGGACATGGTGGTGACCAACGACGACCATCGCGCCTTTGCCGAGAAGGTATGGCGTGTCCCGGCGGGTACCGTCCAGAAGCAGCCGGGCGCCCATGCCGTCCTGCAGAACCGCATGCTCAAGGATGGCGAGATCAACGCTTACTGGGTGCAGTGCAACAACAACGTCCAGGCGGCGGCCAACCTGGTCGAGGAGACCTACCCCGGCTACCGCAACCCGGATAATTTCATCGTGGTCTCGGATGCCTACCCCACCGTCACCACCGAGCTTGCCGACTTGATCCTGCCCACCGCCATGTGGGTAGAAAAGGAAGGTGCCTACGGCAACGCCGAACGGCGCACCCAGTTCTGGCATCAGATGGTGGATGCCCCGGGCGAGTCGCGCTCCGACCTGTGGCAACTGATGGAGTTTTCCAAGCGCTTTCAGATCGAAGAGGTATGGCCTCAGGAGCTGGTCGACGCCAATCCCGACTTGCGGGGCAAATCGATGTTCGACGTGCTGTATCGTAACGGCAATGTCGATGCCTTCGGTCTCGATGAAGTCGACAAGGAGTATCCCAATCAAGAGGCGGAACATTTCGGTTTCTATGTGCAGAAGGGGCTGTTCGAGGAGTACGCGCAGTTCACTCGCGGCAAGGCACACGACTTGGCGCCCTTTGACGTTTACCACGAGGTAACGGGCCTGCGCTGGCCGGTGGTCGACGGGCAGGAGACACGCTGGCGCTATAATGGCGAGTATGATTCCTACGTGGAGCCGGGACGAAAATTCCAGTTCTACGGCCACAAGGACAACCGGGCCGTGATCTATGCCGTGCCCTACGAGCCACCGGCCGAATCGCCCTCCGAGGAGTTCCCGCTGTGGCTGGTGACCGGCCGCGTACTCGAACATTGGCACTCCGGGTCGATGACCCGACGGGTGCCCGAGCTGCACCGTGCCTTTCCCCAGGCGGTGGTCTACCTCCACCCGCAAGACGCTCGCGAGATGGGTGTCAGGCGGGGCAGCGAGGTGCGCATCATCAGCCCGCGTGGAGAGATGAACAGCCGCGTCGAGACGCGGGGACGCAATCGCATGCCCCGAGGCCTGGTGTTCGTGCCCTGGTTCGACGCCAGCCAGCTGATCAACAAGGTGACGCTGGATGCCACCGATCCCATTTCCAAGCAGACGGACTTCAAGAAGTGCGCCTGTCGGATCGAACCGGTCTAA
- the napF gene encoding ferredoxin-type protein NapF has protein sequence MMKTANSTPVNRSKRALLFGRRADHPPALRPPWSLEEKHFIARCTQCGDCGSACETGIIVRGDGGFPEIDFNRGECTFCGACEQACEAGAFDHTREPAWDYVATIGQGCLGLEGVYCRNCGESCEVGAIRFHFNTHRVPEPTVETEACTGCGACVENCPTQAVTVGHRA, from the coding sequence ATGATGAAAACAGCCAACTCGACGCCGGTGAACCGCTCGAAGCGGGCTCTGCTGTTTGGCCGCCGGGCCGACCACCCGCCGGCGTTGCGGCCACCCTGGTCGCTTGAGGAGAAGCACTTCATCGCCCGTTGCACCCAGTGTGGTGACTGCGGGAGTGCCTGTGAAACCGGCATCATCGTTCGTGGTGATGGCGGCTTTCCCGAAATCGATTTCAATCGCGGTGAATGCACCTTTTGCGGTGCCTGCGAGCAGGCTTGCGAGGCCGGAGCCTTTGACCATACCCGGGAACCAGCGTGGGATTACGTCGCCACGATCGGTCAAGGCTGCCTGGGGCTGGAAGGTGTCTACTGCCGTAACTGCGGCGAGAGTTGCGAGGTCGGGGCGATCCGCTTTCATTTCAACACCCATCGGGTGCCCGAACCCACGGTGGAAACCGAAGCCTGTACGGGGTGCGGTGCCTGCGTCGAGAACTGTCCTACCCAGGCCGTGACGGTAGGTCACCGAGCCTAG
- a CDS encoding chaperone NapD, translated as MNDNNVHISSLLVQLQPERIATISERCQDFADVEVHATDPRGKMVLVLETPSQHEIVAFIDWLQNEKGVLSVSLVYHHVESAQALEQEIEAGEQDNHVSASQITDRGMSYEADAT; from the coding sequence ATGAATGATAACAACGTACATATCTCCAGCTTGTTGGTACAGCTGCAGCCAGAGCGGATCGCCACGATAAGCGAGCGCTGCCAGGATTTCGCGGATGTCGAAGTCCATGCCACCGACCCGCGCGGCAAGATGGTGCTAGTGCTCGAAACGCCTAGCCAGCACGAGATCGTCGCGTTCATCGACTGGCTGCAGAACGAGAAGGGCGTGCTTTCGGTGAGCCTGGTCTATCACCATGTGGAGAGCGCGCAGGCATTGGAGCAGGAGATCGAAGCCGGTGAACAGGACAACCACGTATCGGCCAGCCAGATAACGGACAGAGGGATGAGCTATGAAGCTGACGCGACGTAA
- a CDS encoding nitrate reductase cytochrome c-type subunit has product MRHFFIAITITIAMLGLSMAASAAEGELDALRGNVPLLEERTPEPLYPVENQDLRRARAYPMQPPTIPHKIDNYQVDLNANRCMSCHSRQQVEQSQAPMVSVTHYMDRDGNFLAELSPRRYFCTQCHATQTTAPLAVENDFLDINEIMRGWPQSGNDQTTDSGDDH; this is encoded by the coding sequence ATGCGACATTTCTTTATCGCCATAACCATCACCATAGCCATGCTGGGTCTCAGCATGGCGGCCTCCGCCGCGGAAGGAGAGCTCGATGCGCTGCGCGGCAACGTGCCTCTGTTGGAAGAACGCACGCCGGAGCCGCTCTATCCGGTCGAGAACCAGGACCTGAGAAGAGCCCGCGCCTATCCCATGCAGCCGCCCACGATTCCACACAAGATCGACAACTATCAGGTGGATCTCAACGCCAACCGCTGCATGAGCTGCCATAGCCGGCAGCAGGTGGAGCAGAGCCAGGCGCCCATGGTCAGTGTCACCCACTACATGGACCGCGACGGCAACTTTCTGGCCGAACTATCGCCACGACGCTACTTCTGCACTCAGTGCCATGCTACGCAGACTACTGCCCCCCTCGCGGTCGAGAACGACTTTCTCGATATCAACGAGATCATGCGCGGCTGGCCGCAGAGTGGTAACGACCAGACGACCGATAGCGGCGATGACCATTAG